A section of the Tachysurus fulvidraco isolate hzauxx_2018 chromosome 7, HZAU_PFXX_2.0, whole genome shotgun sequence genome encodes:
- the trib1 gene encoding tribbles homolog 1 → MLVRRSAAVSCARAPRRGHKRVDSEETAAKSPRLSECAGGDTALFLAASPVSPRSGSAESVCGAAGPLRIGQFLLLPSVDPSAAHSAWDMDTGEELVCKVFDMGQYQEKIRAYSVLPRHRNIGQIKDIILGERKAYVFQEKDYGDMHTFVKSCKRLPEEQASKLFYQIASAVAHCHQNSIVLGDLKLRKFVFADEKRTLLKLGGLEDCRILSGEDDSVSDTHGCPAYVSPEILSGGGSYSGKRADAWSLGIMLYTMLAGRYPFHDSDPATLFSKIRRGAYGLPEGLSARARCLVQSLLRREPSERLSAADVLLHPWFRSGTEHDVDEKEVGLAEQRVPHVHVELDEYLFC, encoded by the exons ATGCTGGTTCGCCGTAGTGCCGCGGTGTCGTGCGCTCGTGCTCCAAGGCGCGGACACAAGCGCGTGGACAGCGAGGAGACCGCAGCCAAGAGCCCGAGACTGAGCGAATGTGCAGGGGGAGACACGGCACTTTTTCTGGCCGCATCCCCGGTGTCTCCGCGCAGCGGGAGCGCAGAGTCGGTGTGCGGGGCCGCGGGGCCGTTACGCATCGGCCAGTTCCTGCTGCTCCCCTCCGTGGACCCGAGCGCCGCACATAGCGCGTGGGACATGGACACCGGCGAGGAGCTCGTGTGCAAG GTGTTTGACATGGGCCAGTACCAAGAGAAGATCAGAGCTTACAGCGTGCTGCCAAGACATAGGAATATCGGCCAGATCAAAGATATTATCCTCGGGGAACGCAAGGCCTACGTATTTCAAGAGAAGGACTATGGCGACATGCATACTTTTGTGAAGAGCTGCAAGCGTCTGCCTGAAGAGCAAGCCTCAAAGCTCTTTTATCAGATAGCCTCCGCAGTGGCTCACTGCCACCAGAATAGCATAGTGCTGGGAGACCTGAAGCTTCGCAAGTTTGTGTTTGCAGATGAGAAAAG gaCTCTTTTAAAGCTAGGAGGCCTGGAGGACTGTCGGATCCTGAGTGGTGAGGACGATTCAGTTTCAGACACACACGGGTGCCCAGCTTATGTCAGTCCAGAAATACTGAGTGGTGGAGGCAGCTACTCAGGGAAGCGAGCTGATGCCTGGAGCCTAGGCATCATGCTCTACACAATGCTGGCAGGCCGCTACCCGTTCCATGACTCAGACCCAGCCACGCTCTTCTCCAAGATACGGCGTGGTGCCTACGGCCTGCCCGAGGGCCTCTCGGCACGGGCACGCTGCCTTGTGCAAAGCCTCCTGCGCAGGGAGCCCAGTGAGAGGCTGAGCGCTGCCGATGTGCTCCTCCACCCGTGGTTCCGCAGTGGCACCGAACATGACGTTGACGAAAAAGAGGTTGGCTTGGCTGAGCAAAGAGTGCCTCATGTGCATGTGGAGTTGGACGAGTATCTTTTCTGCTGA